A window of the Serratia sarumanii genome harbors these coding sequences:
- the qseB gene encoding quorum sensing response regulator transcription factor QseB: protein MRILLIEDDKLIGDGIKAGLTKLGFNLDWFTDGAVGKNALDSAPYDAVILDLSLPGLDGLDLLRQWRQAGQDVPVLILTARDALEQRVSGLQSGADDYLCKPFALAEVAARLQALIRRRHGQLMPQLTHGNVVFDSATRSVSCNGEPVTLTPRELAVLELFLHNKGRVLARPLIQEKLYNWDDEVSSNAVEVHIHHLRRKLGNGFIRTIHGVGYTLGDAP from the coding sequence ATGCGAATTCTGCTGATCGAAGATGACAAACTGATCGGGGACGGCATCAAGGCCGGGCTGACCAAACTCGGCTTCAATCTGGACTGGTTCACCGACGGCGCCGTTGGCAAAAATGCGCTGGACAGCGCGCCGTACGACGCGGTGATCCTCGATCTCAGCCTGCCGGGCCTCGATGGCCTGGATCTGCTGCGCCAGTGGCGCCAGGCCGGGCAGGACGTGCCGGTGCTGATCCTCACTGCCCGCGATGCACTGGAGCAGCGGGTCAGCGGGTTGCAAAGCGGCGCCGACGATTATCTGTGCAAGCCGTTCGCGCTGGCCGAAGTGGCGGCGCGCCTGCAGGCGCTGATCCGCCGTCGCCACGGCCAACTGATGCCGCAGCTGACGCACGGCAACGTGGTGTTTGACAGCGCCACCCGCAGCGTGAGCTGCAACGGCGAGCCGGTGACGCTGACGCCGCGCGAGTTGGCGGTGCTGGAGCTGTTTCTGCACAACAAGGGGCGGGTGCTGGCGCGGCCGTTGATTCAGGAGAAGCTGTACAACTGGGACGACGAGGTGAGCAGCAACGCGGTGGAGGTGCATATTCACCACCTGCGGCGCAAGCTGGGCAACGGCTTCATCCGCACCATTCACGGCGTGGGTTACACGCTGGGGGATGCGCCGTGA
- the panB gene encoding 3-methyl-2-oxobutanoate hydroxymethyltransferase, which translates to MKPTTVTHLRQWKQEQRKFATLTAYDASFAKLFEEQGIKVLLVGDSLGMTLQGHDSTLPVTVADVAYHTRAVRRGAPACLLLADLPFMSYATPEQTFANAAELMRAGANMVKLEGGSWLCDTVKMLAERAVPVCGHLGLTPQSVNVFGGYKVQGRDELAAKQLLQDAQNLELAGIQLLVLECVPTELARQITEALSIPVIGIGAGNGTDGQILVMHDAFGITGGHTPKFAKNFLAQSGDIRTAVQHYIQEVEQGLYPAAEHSFN; encoded by the coding sequence ATGAAACCCACCACCGTGACCCACTTGCGCCAGTGGAAACAGGAGCAACGCAAGTTTGCTACCCTTACCGCCTACGATGCCAGCTTTGCCAAACTGTTTGAAGAGCAAGGCATCAAAGTCCTGTTGGTGGGCGATTCGCTGGGCATGACGCTGCAGGGCCACGACTCCACGCTGCCGGTCACCGTCGCCGACGTAGCCTACCACACGCGCGCCGTGCGCCGCGGCGCGCCGGCCTGCCTGCTGCTGGCCGATCTGCCGTTCATGAGTTACGCCACCCCGGAACAGACCTTCGCCAACGCTGCCGAGCTGATGCGCGCTGGCGCCAACATGGTGAAACTGGAAGGCGGCAGCTGGCTGTGCGACACGGTGAAAATGCTTGCCGAGCGCGCGGTGCCGGTGTGCGGCCACCTGGGCCTGACGCCGCAGTCGGTCAACGTGTTCGGCGGCTATAAGGTGCAAGGGCGCGACGAACTGGCCGCCAAACAGCTGCTGCAGGACGCGCAGAACCTGGAGCTGGCCGGCATTCAGCTGCTGGTGTTGGAATGTGTGCCGACCGAGCTGGCGCGCCAGATCACCGAAGCGCTGTCCATTCCGGTCATCGGCATCGGCGCCGGCAACGGCACCGACGGCCAGATCCTGGTGATGCACGACGCCTTCGGCATCACCGGCGGCCATACGCCGAAGTTCGCCAAGAACTTCCTGGCGCAGAGCGGCGATATCCGCACGGCGGTGCAGCACTACATTCAGGAAGTGGAACAAGGCCTCTACCCGGCGGCTGAACACTCTTTTAACTAA
- the panC gene encoding pantoate--beta-alanine ligase produces the protein MIIIETLPMLRQQIRRWRQEGKRIALVPTMGNLHDGHMTLVDEARARADVVVVSIFVNPMQFDRPDDLARYPRTLQEDSEKLTRRGVDLVFAPAPAAVYPQGLEQQTYVDVPGISSILEGASRPGHFRGVSTIVSKLFNLVQPDLACFGEKDYQQLALIRKMVADMGYDIDIVGVPTVRAKDGLALSSRNGYLTAEERKVAPQLSKIMNGLAQQLANGERHIETLLEQTAEQLRAAGFTPDELFIRDADSLQPLTVDSQRAVVLMAAWLGKARLIDNQQVDLTL, from the coding sequence ATGATTATTATCGAAACCCTGCCGATGCTTCGTCAGCAGATCCGTCGCTGGCGCCAGGAAGGCAAACGCATCGCGCTGGTGCCGACCATGGGCAACCTGCACGACGGCCATATGACGCTGGTCGATGAAGCGCGCGCCCGCGCCGACGTGGTGGTGGTGAGCATCTTCGTCAACCCGATGCAGTTCGATCGGCCGGACGATCTGGCGCGCTACCCGCGCACGCTGCAGGAAGACAGCGAGAAGCTGACCCGCCGCGGCGTCGATCTGGTGTTCGCGCCAGCCCCGGCCGCGGTCTATCCGCAGGGGCTGGAGCAGCAGACCTACGTCGACGTGCCGGGCATCTCCAGCATCCTGGAAGGCGCAAGCCGGCCGGGCCACTTCCGCGGCGTTTCCACCATCGTCAGCAAGCTGTTTAACCTGGTGCAACCTGATTTAGCCTGCTTCGGCGAGAAGGATTACCAACAGCTGGCGCTGATCCGCAAAATGGTGGCGGACATGGGTTACGACATCGACATCGTCGGTGTGCCGACCGTGCGCGCCAAAGACGGCCTGGCCCTCAGCTCGCGCAACGGCTACCTGACCGCCGAAGAGCGCAAGGTCGCGCCGCAGCTGAGCAAAATCATGAATGGGCTGGCGCAGCAGTTGGCCAATGGCGAGCGCCATATCGAAACGCTGCTGGAACAGACCGCCGAGCAGCTGCGCGCCGCCGGCTTTACGCCGGATGAACTGTTTATTCGCGACGCCGACAGCCTGCAGCCGCTGACGGTGGACAGCCAGCGGGCGGTGGTGCTGATGGCCGCCTGGCTGGGCAAGGCGCGTCTTATCGACAACCAGCAGGTCGACCTGACGCTGTAA
- the panD gene encoding aspartate 1-decarboxylase, producing the protein MIRTMLQGKLHRVKVTQADLHYEGSCAIDQDFLEAAGILEYEAIDIYNVDNGQRFSTYAIAAERGSRIISVNGAAARCACVGDKLIICSYVQMTDADARQHHPKVAYFEGDNNLQRKAKAVPVQVA; encoded by the coding sequence ATGATACGTACTATGCTGCAAGGCAAGCTGCATCGCGTCAAAGTCACTCAGGCTGACTTGCACTATGAAGGGTCCTGCGCCATCGACCAGGATTTCCTGGAGGCCGCCGGCATTCTGGAATATGAAGCGATCGATATTTACAACGTGGATAACGGCCAGCGCTTCTCCACCTACGCCATCGCCGCCGAGCGCGGTTCGCGCATCATTTCGGTTAACGGCGCCGCCGCGCGCTGCGCCTGCGTGGGCGACAAACTGATCATCTGCTCCTATGTGCAAATGACCGACGCCGACGCCCGCCAACACCACCCGAAAGTCGCCTATTTCGAAGGTGACAACAACCTGCAGCGCAAGGCGAAAGCCGTGCCGGTTCAGGTCGCCTGA
- a CDS encoding polysaccharide deacetylase family protein, with protein MRPQYTLAAGFLGILMSLVSPVSLANLLSEDGAVKSEYMEAQRDSEVYALVGEHVIPVGEVKRGQLIQVFPADAEYYEFKFGHGTGFIDKDDVRELKKSRKVQDDLGELNKPLTNQNLITQKTIDVYTAADKDSEVLGTLEGNLRYPIIGKLKDRLNNTWYEVNIGERLGFVNELDCEIDSGIPVLTYHHLLKNEENKRFRHTSTTTSDVAFSNQMTYLKQAGYDTISLYQLEAYLKNQINLPGKAIVLTFDDGLKSVYRYAYPVLKDYGFRATAFIISSRIKRHPQKWNPDSLQFMSVSELKQIQDVFDVQSHTHFLHRTDGNRQPILLSRSLHNIEFDFERSRRALSQFNPHVLYLSYPFGGYNQRAIQAAQDAGFHLAVTTVQGKVKPGDNPYTLKRLYILRTDSIQTMADRIANKPGTVVVQ; from the coding sequence ATGCGGCCTCAATACACGTTAGCGGCTGGTTTCCTCGGCATTCTGATGTCGTTGGTTTCCCCTGTGAGCCTGGCGAATCTGCTGTCGGAAGACGGCGCGGTTAAATCTGAATACATGGAAGCGCAGCGCGATAGCGAAGTCTATGCGTTGGTGGGCGAGCATGTGATCCCGGTAGGAGAAGTGAAGCGCGGGCAGCTGATCCAGGTGTTCCCGGCGGATGCGGAATACTACGAATTCAAATTCGGGCACGGCACCGGCTTTATCGATAAAGATGACGTGCGCGAACTGAAGAAGTCGCGCAAGGTACAAGACGATCTGGGCGAGCTGAACAAACCGCTGACCAACCAGAATCTGATCACCCAAAAAACGATCGACGTTTATACCGCGGCGGACAAGGACAGCGAGGTCTTGGGCACGCTGGAAGGCAACCTGCGCTATCCGATCATCGGCAAGCTGAAGGATCGCCTGAACAACACCTGGTACGAGGTCAACATCGGCGAGCGGCTGGGGTTTGTCAATGAGCTGGACTGCGAGATCGATAGCGGCATACCGGTGCTGACCTATCATCACCTGCTGAAAAACGAAGAGAACAAGCGCTTCCGCCACACCTCGACCACCACCTCAGACGTGGCGTTCAGCAACCAGATGACCTACCTGAAGCAGGCGGGCTACGACACCATTTCGCTGTATCAGCTGGAAGCCTACCTGAAGAACCAGATCAACCTGCCGGGCAAGGCGATCGTGCTGACCTTCGACGACGGGCTGAAATCGGTTTATCGCTACGCTTACCCGGTGCTGAAGGATTACGGTTTCCGCGCCACGGCGTTCATCATCTCTTCGCGCATCAAACGCCACCCGCAGAAATGGAACCCGGATTCGCTGCAGTTTATGAGCGTCTCGGAGCTGAAGCAGATTCAGGACGTGTTCGACGTGCAGTCGCACACTCACTTCCTGCACCGCACCGACGGCAATCGCCAGCCGATTTTGCTGAGCCGTTCGCTGCACAATATCGAGTTCGATTTTGAGCGCTCGCGCCGCGCGCTGTCGCAGTTCAACCCGCACGTGCTGTATCTGTCCTACCCGTTCGGCGGCTATAACCAGCGGGCGATCCAGGCGGCGCAGGACGCCGGTTTCCATCTGGCGGTGACCACGGTGCAGGGCAAGGTGAAGCCGGGGGATAACCCCTATACGCTGAAGCGGCTGTATATTCTGCGCACCGACTCGATCCAGACCATGGCGGATCGGATAGCCAACAAGCCGGGCACGGTGGTGGTGCAGTAA
- a CDS encoding ABC transporter permease — MTRLYWVALQSIWAKEVNRFARIWIQTLVPPVITMTLYFIIFGNLIGSRIGDMHGFSYMQFIVPGLIMMAVITNSYANVASSFFSAKFQRNIEELLVAPVPTHVVIAGYVGGGVARGICVGVLVTIISLFFVPLQVHAWWVIALTLLLTAILFSLAGLINAVFATTFDDISLIPTFVLTPLTYLGGVFYSLSLLPPFWQAVSKLNPIVYMISGFRYGFLGINDVPLAFTMAVLLAFIAVFYLLSWYLIERGRGLRS; from the coding sequence ATGACGCGTTTGTATTGGGTAGCCTTGCAGAGCATCTGGGCCAAAGAGGTGAACCGGTTCGCGCGCATCTGGATCCAGACCCTGGTGCCGCCGGTGATCACCATGACGCTGTACTTCATCATCTTCGGCAATCTGATCGGCTCGCGCATCGGCGATATGCACGGCTTCAGCTACATGCAGTTCATCGTGCCTGGCCTTATCATGATGGCGGTGATCACCAACTCCTATGCCAACGTCGCCTCGTCGTTCTTCAGCGCCAAATTCCAGCGCAACATTGAGGAACTGCTGGTGGCGCCGGTGCCGACCCACGTGGTGATCGCCGGCTATGTCGGCGGCGGCGTGGCGCGCGGCATCTGCGTCGGCGTGCTGGTGACCATCATCTCGCTGTTCTTTGTGCCGCTGCAGGTGCACGCCTGGTGGGTGATTGCGCTGACGCTGCTGCTGACGGCGATCCTGTTCTCGCTGGCGGGGCTGATCAATGCGGTGTTCGCCACCACCTTCGACGATATCAGCCTGATCCCGACCTTCGTGCTGACGCCGCTGACCTACCTGGGCGGGGTGTTCTACTCGCTGTCGCTGCTGCCGCCATTCTGGCAGGCGGTGTCCAAGCTGAACCCCATCGTCTATATGATCAGCGGTTTCCGCTACGGTTTCCTCGGCATCAACGACGTGCCGCTGGCGTTCACCATGGCGGTGCTGCTGGCGTTTATCGCGGTGTTTTACCTGCTTTCCTGGTACCTGATCGAGCGCGGCCGCGGCCTGCGCAGCTGA
- a CDS encoding ABC transporter ATP-binding protein → MNYALELAQLTKTYAGGVKALRGIDLSVEAGDFYALLGPNGAGKSTTIGIISSLVNKTAGSVRVFGYDIDKDIVNAKRQLGLVPQEFNFNPFETVLQIVVNQAGYYGVTRREAMARAEKYLNQLDLWGKRNERARMLSGGMKRRLMIARALMHQPKLLILDEPTAGVDIELRRSMWGFLKELNAQGTTIILTTHYLEEAEMLCRNIGIIQNGELVENTSMKGLLAKLKSETFILDLAAKSPLPKLDGYHSRLTDTSTLEVEVMREQGLNGLFTQLSAQGVQVLSMRNKANRLEELFVTLVNGNGEKA, encoded by the coding sequence ATGAATTATGCACTGGAATTAGCGCAGCTGACCAAGACTTATGCCGGTGGCGTCAAGGCGCTGCGCGGTATCGACCTGAGCGTCGAAGCGGGGGATTTTTATGCCCTGCTGGGGCCAAACGGCGCCGGAAAATCCACCACCATCGGCATCATCAGCTCGCTGGTGAACAAAACGGCCGGCAGCGTGCGGGTGTTCGGTTACGACATCGATAAAGACATCGTCAACGCCAAGCGCCAGCTCGGCCTGGTGCCGCAAGAGTTCAACTTCAACCCGTTCGAGACCGTGTTGCAGATCGTGGTGAACCAGGCGGGTTACTACGGCGTCACGCGGCGTGAAGCGATGGCGCGCGCCGAAAAATACCTCAATCAGCTGGATCTGTGGGGCAAGCGCAACGAGCGCGCCCGCATGCTGTCCGGCGGCATGAAGCGCCGCCTGATGATCGCCCGCGCGTTGATGCATCAGCCGAAGCTGCTGATCCTCGATGAGCCGACCGCCGGGGTGGACATCGAGCTGCGTCGCTCGATGTGGGGCTTCCTGAAAGAGCTGAACGCCCAGGGCACCACCATTATCCTCACTACCCACTATCTGGAAGAGGCGGAGATGCTGTGCCGCAATATCGGCATCATCCAGAACGGGGAGCTGGTGGAAAACACCTCGATGAAGGGGCTGCTGGCCAAGCTGAAGTCGGAAACCTTCATCCTCGATTTGGCGGCGAAGAGCCCGTTGCCGAAGCTGGACGGTTACCACAGCCGCCTGACGGATACCTCGACGCTGGAAGTGGAAGTGATGCGCGAGCAGGGGCTGAACGGCCTGTTCACCCAACTGAGCGCGCAGGGCGTGCAGGTGCTGAGCATGCGCAACAAGGCGAACCGCCTGGAAGAACTGTTTGTCACCCTGGTTAACGGCAATGGAGAAAAAGCATGA
- the can gene encoding carbonate dehydratase codes for MKEIEELIANNQAWSANISQEDPEFFERLAQAQKPRFLWIGCSDSRVPAERLTGLEPGELFVHRNVANLVIHTDLNCLSVVQYAVDVLEVEHIIICGHLGCGGVQAAVENPELGLIDNWLLHIRDLWYKHSSLLGELPPEQRFDMLCEINVIEQVYNLGHSTIMQSAWKRGQKVMIHGWVYGIQDGRLRDMEVLATSRESLEMGYRKAIAKLKQDKGI; via the coding sequence ATGAAAGAAATCGAAGAGCTTATCGCCAACAACCAGGCCTGGTCGGCCAACATCAGCCAGGAAGACCCGGAATTTTTTGAACGTTTAGCCCAGGCGCAAAAGCCCCGCTTCTTATGGATTGGTTGCTCTGACAGCCGCGTTCCCGCAGAACGCCTGACCGGCCTCGAGCCGGGTGAACTGTTCGTCCATCGCAACGTGGCGAACCTCGTTATCCACACCGATCTTAACTGCCTGTCGGTGGTGCAGTATGCGGTAGATGTGCTGGAAGTCGAACACATCATCATTTGCGGCCATCTGGGCTGCGGTGGCGTGCAGGCGGCGGTGGAAAACCCGGAGCTGGGGTTGATCGACAACTGGCTGCTGCACATTCGCGATCTGTGGTACAAGCACAGCTCGCTGCTGGGCGAGCTGCCGCCGGAGCAGCGTTTCGACATGCTGTGCGAGATCAACGTCATTGAGCAGGTATACAACCTGGGCCACTCCACCATCATGCAGTCCGCGTGGAAGCGCGGCCAGAAGGTGATGATCCACGGTTGGGTGTACGGCATTCAGGACGGCCGCCTGCGCGATATGGAAGTGCTGGCGACCAGCCGCGAGAGCCTGGAGATGGGCTACCGCAAAGCGATAGCCAAACTGAAGCAGGATAAAGGCATATAA
- the hpt gene encoding hypoxanthine phosphoribosyltransferase produces MKHTVDVMISEQEVKTRIAELGRQITEHYRDSGSDMVLVGLLRGSFMFMADLCRAIDVPHEVDFMTASSYGSGMSTTRDVKILKDLDEDIRGKDVLIVEDIIDSGNTLNKVREILALRGPKSLAICTLLDKPERREVQVPVEYVGFSIPDEFVVGYGIDYAQRYRHLPYVGKVVLLDE; encoded by the coding sequence ATGAAACACACTGTAGACGTAATGATTTCCGAGCAGGAAGTTAAGACCCGTATCGCCGAACTTGGCCGCCAGATCACCGAACATTACCGCGACAGCGGCAGCGACATGGTGCTGGTCGGGCTGCTGCGCGGCTCCTTCATGTTCATGGCCGATCTCTGCCGCGCCATCGACGTGCCGCACGAAGTCGACTTTATGACCGCCTCCAGCTACGGCAGCGGCATGTCCACCACCCGCGACGTGAAGATTCTCAAGGATCTGGACGAAGACATTCGCGGCAAAGACGTGCTGATCGTGGAAGACATCATCGATTCCGGTAACACGCTGAACAAAGTGCGCGAGATTTTGGCGCTGCGCGGGCCGAAATCGCTGGCGATTTGCACCTTGCTGGACAAGCCTGAGCGCCGTGAAGTGCAGGTGCCGGTCGAATATGTCGGCTTCTCGATCCCGGATGAGTTCGTGGTGGGGTATGGCATCGACTACGCTCAGCGCTACCGTCACCTGCCGTACGTCGGCAAAGTGGTGCTGCTGGACGAGTAA
- the cueO gene encoding multicopper oxidase CueO translates to MLRRDFIKLTAALGAASTLPLWSRAAWAADRPALPVPPLLTPDAQGKIALALQAGETRWLPGAATKTWGFNGALLGPAVKLQRGQPVTVDIKNGLAEASTVHWHGLEIPGDVDGGPQALIHPGATRTVNFTVDQPAATCWFHPHTHGKTGSQVMMGLAGLVLLEDEESAKLPLPKTWGQDDIPVILQDKRLGKDAQIEYRLDVMSAAVGWFGDRMFTNGAQYPQHLAPRGWLRLRFLNGCNARSLNLAASDNRPLYVIASDGGFLAEPVKLTELPMLMGERFEVLVDASDGKAFDIVTLPVKQMGMTLAPFDQPLPVLRIQPSLAQGIKTMPDSLVKLPTLPAITGIQERWLQLMMDPQLDMLGMQALMDRYGHQAMAGMSMNHGAMGGGDMKGMDHGNMKGMEKGGMQGMDHGNMGNMKGMDHGKMAGMDHGGAQGKAKPFDFSHGNMINGKAFDMTKPMFAAKRGQYEKWTISGEGDMMLHPFHIHGTQFRILSENGKPPAAHRSGWKDTVRVEGWRSEVLVRFDHPASSEHAYMAHCHLLEHEDTGMMMGFTVGE, encoded by the coding sequence ATGTTACGCCGTGATTTTATTAAATTAACCGCCGCACTGGGCGCTGCGAGCACATTGCCGTTATGGAGCCGGGCCGCCTGGGCGGCCGATCGGCCGGCCCTGCCGGTGCCGCCGTTGTTGACGCCGGACGCGCAGGGAAAAATTGCGCTGGCGCTGCAGGCGGGGGAAACCCGCTGGTTGCCCGGCGCCGCCACCAAAACCTGGGGATTCAACGGCGCGCTGCTCGGGCCGGCGGTGAAGCTGCAGCGTGGGCAGCCGGTGACGGTCGACATCAAAAACGGCCTGGCGGAGGCCAGCACCGTCCACTGGCACGGCCTGGAAATTCCCGGCGACGTCGATGGCGGCCCGCAGGCATTGATCCATCCCGGCGCGACGCGCACGGTGAATTTCACCGTCGATCAACCGGCGGCCACCTGCTGGTTCCACCCGCATACCCACGGTAAAACCGGCAGCCAGGTGATGATGGGGCTGGCGGGGCTGGTGCTGCTGGAAGATGAGGAGAGCGCCAAACTGCCGCTGCCGAAAACCTGGGGGCAGGATGATATTCCGGTGATCCTGCAAGATAAGCGGTTGGGCAAAGACGCACAAATCGAATACCGCCTGGACGTGATGAGCGCGGCGGTGGGCTGGTTTGGCGATCGCATGTTCACCAACGGCGCGCAGTATCCGCAACATTTGGCGCCGCGCGGCTGGCTGCGTCTGCGCTTCCTCAACGGCTGCAACGCCCGCTCGCTGAATCTGGCGGCCAGTGACAACCGTCCGCTGTATGTCATCGCCAGCGACGGCGGTTTCCTGGCGGAGCCGGTGAAACTGACCGAGCTGCCGATGCTGATGGGCGAACGTTTTGAAGTGCTGGTGGATGCCTCCGACGGGAAAGCGTTCGACATCGTGACGCTGCCGGTGAAGCAGATGGGTATGACGCTGGCGCCGTTCGATCAACCGCTGCCGGTGTTGCGCATTCAGCCGTCGCTGGCGCAGGGCATCAAAACCATGCCGGACAGCCTGGTGAAGCTGCCGACATTACCCGCTATCACCGGTATCCAGGAGCGTTGGCTGCAGCTGATGATGGATCCGCAGCTGGATATGCTCGGCATGCAGGCGCTGATGGATCGTTATGGTCACCAGGCGATGGCAGGCATGAGCATGAATCATGGCGCGATGGGCGGTGGAGACATGAAAGGCATGGACCACGGCAACATGAAAGGCATGGAAAAGGGCGGCATGCAGGGCATGGACCATGGCAACATGGGCAACATGAAGGGCATGGATCATGGCAAGATGGCCGGGATGGATCACGGCGGCGCGCAGGGTAAAGCCAAACCGTTCGACTTCAGCCACGGCAACATGATCAACGGCAAGGCCTTCGACATGACCAAGCCGATGTTCGCCGCCAAACGGGGCCAGTATGAGAAGTGGACCATTTCCGGCGAGGGCGACATGATGTTGCACCCGTTCCATATTCACGGCACCCAGTTCCGTATCCTGTCGGAAAATGGCAAACCGCCGGCGGCGCATCGCAGCGGCTGGAAGGACACGGTGCGCGTCGAAGGGTGGCGCAGCGAAGTGCTGGTGCGCTTCGACCATCCGGCCAGCAGCGAACATGCGTACATGGCCCACTGCCACCTGCTGGAGCACGAAGATACCGGCATGATGATGGGCTTCACCGTCGGCGAATGA
- a CDS encoding YacC family pilotin-like protein: protein MKKTTLSMLLLAMLGFSNASLALNESEAEDLADLTAVFIYLKNDCGYNDLPNAQIKRAIVYFAQQNRWDLSNYNSFNMKALGEDSYRDLSGIAIPTPKKCKSLARDSLSLLAYAN from the coding sequence ATGAAAAAAACAACGTTATCGATGCTGTTGCTGGCGATGCTGGGCTTCTCCAACGCCAGTCTGGCGCTGAATGAATCCGAGGCGGAAGATCTGGCCGATCTGACGGCGGTATTTATTTATTTGAAAAATGATTGCGGCTACAACGATTTGCCAAACGCGCAAATCAAACGCGCCATCGTCTATTTCGCGCAACAAAACCGCTGGGATTTGAGCAACTACAACAGCTTCAATATGAAGGCGCTGGGCGAAGACAGCTATCGCGATCTCAGCGGCATCGCCATTCCAACGCCCAAGAAGTGCAAATCGCTGGCGCGCGACTCTTTGAGCCTGCTGGCCTACGCCAACTAA
- the speE gene encoding polyamine aminopropyltransferase, producing the protein MTQKEIWYETLHTGFGQYFSVEKVLYREKTDHQDLVIFENPVLGRVMALDGVVQTTERDEFIYHEMLTHVPLLAHSAAKKVLIIGGGDGGMLREVSRHPGVEQITMVEIDAGVVEFCRQYLPNHSAGAYDDPRFKLVIDDGVNFVNQTDETFDVIISDCTDPIGPGESLFTSAFYEGCARCLNEGGIFVAQNGVCFLQQDEAVNSHAKLSRYFTDVSFYQAAIPTYYGGIMTFAWASQNPALRQRDLPTLQQRFNQSGLHCRYYNPAIHVGSFALPQYLLNALNVTR; encoded by the coding sequence ATGACCCAGAAAGAAATTTGGTACGAAACGCTGCATACGGGCTTCGGCCAGTATTTCTCGGTAGAGAAGGTGCTGTACCGCGAGAAGACCGATCACCAGGATCTGGTGATCTTCGAGAACCCGGTGCTGGGGCGCGTGATGGCGCTCGACGGCGTGGTGCAAACCACCGAGCGTGACGAGTTCATCTATCACGAAATGCTGACCCACGTGCCGCTGCTGGCGCACAGCGCGGCGAAGAAAGTGCTGATCATCGGCGGCGGCGACGGCGGCATGCTGCGCGAAGTCAGCCGGCACCCTGGCGTGGAGCAGATCACCATGGTCGAGATCGACGCCGGTGTCGTCGAGTTCTGCCGCCAGTACCTGCCCAACCACAGCGCCGGCGCCTATGACGATCCGCGCTTCAAGCTGGTGATCGACGACGGCGTCAACTTCGTGAACCAAACCGACGAAACCTTCGATGTGATCATCTCCGACTGCACCGATCCGATCGGCCCCGGCGAAAGCCTGTTCACTTCGGCGTTTTATGAAGGCTGCGCCCGCTGCCTGAATGAGGGCGGCATTTTCGTCGCGCAGAACGGCGTCTGCTTCCTGCAACAGGACGAGGCGGTCAACAGCCACGCCAAACTGAGCCGCTACTTTACCGACGTCAGCTTCTATCAGGCGGCGATCCCAACCTATTACGGCGGCATCATGACCTTTGCCTGGGCGAGCCAAAACCCGGCGCTGCGCCAGCGCGATCTGCCTACTCTGCAACAGCGCTTTAACCAAAGCGGCCTACACTGTCGTTATTACAACCCGGCAATTCACGTCGGCAGTTTTGCCCTGCCGCAATATTTGCTCAATGCCCTGAACGTAACACGTTAA